In Capillimicrobium parvum, a genomic segment contains:
- a CDS encoding CgeB family protein, with amino-acid sequence MAPVYPSPRFGEPLRLAFVGQQTYFEACALDERSDRVRTVYVDFREGADADAMRAALDRFVPHAVVVFRPEIVPAHAFDGLRALTVGFLTEPIPRVAGRKAHPDLRRRRADLRKADPGNFDRTVAFDPLIVPTADAILPVWRALPIPVADRFYASAPRDGGRAPRLAFVGRSTPHRETFLRHPKHELDILHVAFGLHGEELDALMRDVDVAINLHNEPYPSFENRVCLHLAAAHLVVSETLSPTHGLEPGIDYLEFSEPDELLSMLRTVSRHPEAYRRVRVRGRRKSEQYRASRVWPRLVEDAFADVEAFGTSRRGR; translated from the coding sequence ATGGCGCCTGTCTATCCGAGCCCGCGCTTCGGCGAGCCGCTGCGGCTGGCGTTCGTGGGTCAGCAGACGTACTTCGAGGCGTGCGCGCTCGACGAACGCTCCGACCGCGTGCGCACCGTGTACGTCGACTTCCGCGAAGGCGCCGACGCCGATGCGATGCGCGCGGCGCTCGATCGCTTCGTGCCGCACGCGGTGGTCGTGTTCCGGCCCGAGATCGTTCCGGCCCACGCGTTCGACGGCCTGCGCGCGCTCACGGTCGGCTTCCTCACCGAGCCCATCCCGCGCGTCGCCGGCCGCAAGGCGCATCCGGACCTGCGGCGCCGCCGCGCGGACCTGCGCAAGGCCGACCCCGGCAACTTCGATCGCACGGTGGCGTTCGACCCGCTCATCGTGCCGACCGCCGACGCCATCCTGCCGGTCTGGCGGGCGCTGCCCATCCCGGTCGCCGACCGCTTCTACGCGTCCGCGCCACGCGATGGGGGCCGGGCCCCCAGGCTCGCGTTCGTCGGCCGCTCGACGCCGCACCGCGAGACCTTCCTGCGCCACCCCAAGCACGAGCTCGACATCCTCCATGTCGCGTTCGGGCTCCACGGCGAGGAGCTCGACGCGCTGATGCGCGACGTCGACGTCGCCATCAACCTCCACAACGAGCCGTACCCGAGCTTCGAGAACCGCGTGTGCCTGCACCTCGCCGCCGCCCATCTGGTGGTCAGCGAGACGCTGTCGCCGACGCACGGGCTCGAGCCGGGCATCGACTACCTGGAGTTCTCCGAGCCGGACGAGCTGCTGTCGATGCTGCGGACCGTCTCGCGCCATCCCGAGGCCTACCGGCGCGTGCGCGTGCGGGGGCGCCGCAAGTCGGAGCAGTACCGCGCGAGCCGCGTCTGGCCGCGGCTCGTCGAGGATGCCTTCGCGGACGTCGAGGCGTTCGGCACGTCTCGGCGCGGCCGCTGA